The sequence TTgaaaacactgtaaacaaagTCCATGAGGGGGGAAATTCATGTTGcttcgtttttttttaccttcacagGAGTCAGCAGATTGTCCTCCTTCCGCTCCAGCACGTGCACATCGTGGCTGAACAAGCTCGCCACATATACAAACCTGGAAATGACATGAAAAGGGACAAAAGTCAGACTCAAATAAACCGACGCGCGGAGCCCAGCGCAGATGCCTCTTACCTCTTGTCCGGCGACATGTTGATCCCGTTTGCGAAGTAATAGCCGTCAGAGACCACCTTCACCTCCTCGGGGCCGTAGTACACGACGTTcgtcagaggcagcagcagcagaagctccAGGTGTTTGAGGATCTCGTTGTGGAAGTAGTGATCGTTGGTGGCGTAGAAACGATCCACTCCCAGCGCGACGATGTCGTTCACACTGAGGAGGAAAAATACACAGCTTCAGAGTTTCCGAGCCACGGTCAAACGTGGCGACGGCGGTCCGACGTTTTCCCCCGCCATCGTAGCGTTTAATGTTAGTCACCTGTGCAGAAGTTCGTGCTTTATGGTTCTCAGATGGATCAGGGAGAAGTCTTCCTCCACGAATCTGAAGAGCTCGACTTGGCTTTTGTGCTGGGGGTGATTGACGACGAACAGGTAGACGGCGTCGTCTGTGGAGCGacgaggaacaaggaaaacacgGGGCGAAGCCAACCCACAGAGTGCAAATATCAGTATCGGGGAAACAGGAGTAATTTTTCATCCTTCTCGTGTGTCGCTGTTTATACCACATGTCCAAAGGTACAAAAATTGAAGAcctaactctcagctactaccacgtccaatttttttgcagtttcagaaaaactgacagagttatgtGCATTATTGTGTTGGCTACTAtcaattagctgtagcggccatcttgaattggactgactccaaaagttaatcatctgTAAGTCGACATCCAACgatcactttctgcaagtttgattaaaatccgtccagtggttcatgaaatattttgctaacagacagacagggttgactccaaacagttcatgctgaagttttaggcaaagaccTGACGCAATGAACGACACttgagagtatgtgttgtgcatCGCTCCCAGCTCCTACCACACCGGATTTTAGCTCAACGTCTGTCAAACTGACCAAATAAttgccattttggtgttttctaatgtcagctggctgtggcggccatcttgaactgggcagGCTCCATTTGTGGACTGGCTGCTGATGCACCTCCGACGATCAGCTCCTGAAAGTCTCACCAAAATCCATCCGGTGGgttcgggagatattttgctaacaggcggaCCTCGGAGGGTGGAGGGGTGACGGTTCCAACTCACCACTTGGATCGATGTACAAACTGATGCCGTGAGGGTTGAACGAGTCCAGGTCAAAGTTCCTCGGCATACGCAGCTCCACGGGCTTCAGCTGAGGGTCCTGGAGGTCGACGGTGTAGATTTTGCCCGGCACATCTGTGGATGCCACTCCAGGGTATTTGAGCCCCTTGGAACATATTGAAACATATtgattttaaacactgaaaaaaacaagcaatcacgtgattaaaaaaaaaaaagcatttcatttacaaactATGTTTCGTGTTGaccctggggggggggggggggtaggtTCAAATGAAACACTCACAGTGCTGATAAAGGCAAGCCCGTTTCCCATGATAGTTATGTCCTCTGTCCCATGATCTGCAGAGATAAACAATGTTACTCCAAACATGTCCTTAAAGCTCCTTAAACCTTATTTCCTTCAATGCTCACCCAGTTTTTTGAGTGCAACACAGTTGGGCAGATGATTCGGAGCCACCTCCCTGAAGGCCAGATACCTTTTGCTGCAGAAtttcaacacaaacagataaacagccaACATTACTGTCTGAAGCAGATGGGAAACTTTCTACAAGTTTCGAAGCAcactcacaaaaaaacagttctgttttacttttaccttATATTGAGAATCCTCTCTCCGAGCAGCACCGAAAGCACGGCTACTGCTACCGAAATAATGGCAACTTTCCCCATTTTCTGCAACAAGATGTCAGAAGTTTTTCCACCGAAATTCAATTTTTATGCCCGCAGCGGCGCGAACGGCGCATGACCGGTGCTGCGTTCAAAACTGTCGGACGCGTTTAAACggactacttttagctacacgGCGAGGTCGCTATTCGAGTAAGGAAGTTTAAATACTGGTAGGATTTACCTGCGAATTAAAATCACTTCGCTTGTGTAGCGTTTCTCAAAGCTGTAcgtatttgtttattgttttcaatcGAAATAGCGCCAATTGTTTAAAGTCGCAATCGTGTACGTAGCGCTGGTCGTGtctgaaatagtttaatttaaaaacaagcaaatacagAGAACTGTTTAGGATATAGTTTGTTGATTATGTGAGCGCAACATATTTAGTAAAAGTAATTCCCGACATTATAAAAAATCTccgacattttaaaaaagcgcCTGAACGCATCATGGAAGAATCGTGAAATGGATGATCAAAGACTAAAAACTTTTAGTAGaccaaatgtaaaaacatcGAAACataagagaataaataaatgaatttaaaaaacaagcgCTAAATGACCGGAAAAgtcaagaaaacacaaaccggTGCGagacaacagcaaaaaacaaaaactgtatgGCTGAAAAGAGGCAAAGTTGACACGTGAACGCAACACGAAAAATGGCCACAGACACACAATAagtacaaaaaaagtaaaaaatataaacacagtcATGTGGTGACAACAAAAGGTGCTACCAAAAGCTACAAAATGACCACAAGTTATACAAGGcaaaacacagagagacaaaaataaccacagaaaGACTAAAGACATTAAATGTACCAAATATCCAAATTCCTAATCATTCCCAGGCAGATTATTAGAGTTGATGGAAAGATTTGGatctaaacaaacacaaattgttAACAAGAATTTAcacaaagtgacaaaacagtAGCCCAAAGAGCCAGAAAACAACGcctaaaaagttttaaaatatat is a genomic window of Kryptolebias marmoratus isolate JLee-2015 linkage group LG16, ASM164957v2, whole genome shotgun sequence containing:
- the LOC108241913 gene encoding serum paraoxonase/arylesterase 2 is translated as MGKVAIISVAVAVLSVLLGERILNISKRYLAFREVAPNHLPNCVALKKLDHGTEDITIMGNGLAFISTGLKYPGVASTDVPGKIYTVDLQDPQLKPVELRMPRNFDLDSFNPHGISLYIDPSDDAVYLFVVNHPQHKSQVELFRFVEEDFSLIHLRTIKHELLHSVNDIVALGVDRFYATNDHYFHNEILKHLELLLLLPLTNVVYYGPEEVKVVSDGYYFANGINMSPDKRFVYVASLFSHDVHVLERKEDNLLTPVKSVAVGSLCDNIEVDPETGDLWMGCHPNAKKIFLFDPKNPPGSEVIRIQNIHSEQPVVTQVYADDGHVIMVSSVAATWGGKLLIGSVFHKALCCDLK